Below is a genomic region from Polypterus senegalus isolate Bchr_013 chromosome 13, ASM1683550v1, whole genome shotgun sequence.
TTCTAAAGAGGTCGATCCGGTCCTTATGGTCCTAGAAAGCAACTATGCAGAATTTGGGCCAGACTGGTCAAAAGGGTGTAAGACTGTATTAtttgctctgagccagcaggtgacACTGGTGTGTAAAATATAGCTGCCTGCTGTTCATCATTACGGTGATAGCGTCGGAGTTGATGTAATGTTGAAATAATCTGCAGCTGTAATTATGAAAATATGACcagaaaaatatgcatttgaagtaactGGAGTGTCCCACCCCATCAGAACGAGTGtcgttaagagagctgataatgaagcACCACAAGTGATGGAGATTTCAGTGCTCAACAAACCCAAATCAGTAAATCAATGCCTAACCCCCACAATACAACTCCCACAGAAGCACAAATAAGGATACGCAGCAGCCATCTTCTACTTGtacgtttttaaaaaaaaatgactaaaatgcCAGAATAGCCATAACATTCTAACACAGAGTTAAAGTCTCGCTGGGCCTCGTCAGAGGAAACCTCTTTAAAAAGTGGGCACAAAATCCTCTGCTGCACCCACATCCTTTTTTCTGTGTGGATATTTCCTGTGCGCTTCCTTCTAAGATtccataggctcatagcaagtagcgagccgcGTACTCTCCacacattttaagaaaattacaatgaataacgggccgagtgggtcgacctcgtcacctcactcgttgaaggagGCTCGGGCTGGTTTTGAGACTCAGTCCGCTCCTGATACCAAGTACAgaacttgaaaaacaaaatactctgtggTCAAAAATGCACAGAATTGACCAAGAATAGAACAATGAtatctgtgtgtttattttagttgtcaatttgtattttaattttgttagccTCATAAAAATCACTTTGTAGTGCTGCAATttggtatataaaaataaaggctGATGGGCTCTCGCTAGTGGATACTGACCTGCAGACCTTTTTCATCTTCTCTTCTAGGTCAGCCCGATAGATTTGCAGCCGGCCGTCTTTTTGAAGACGCACGTCCTCAATCTCAGATGTAACAGGGTCAGAATAGAGGCGCATCTCGGCCACTTCACTCGGGATGTTGGCCTCCTTGCCTTGGTGCTCCAGCACAAACTGTTTGGAGGTGTAACCAATGACCACCTTGGGGTCGACTACCACCTTCTTGACAACTGCCGCTTTCCCCAACTTGTAGTGGGAGTTCAAAATATTCACTCCTGGCACTTGTGGACACTCCTTAGGAGAATCAAGGCTGTCTGGGTGGTGAGCAATAGCTGGGAATATGCGCTGGTCAAATAAAAACACGCTGGCTCCAACATACTTCTGTGTCAGAGCCTCCAGCAGATTAATCCATGTTTTGTGCTCGTGAGGGATAAGGACTTCCTCAGGCCCGTTGAGGATGAGGTACCTGCTCGTGTACATATTCCTGTAGACACAATCGTTTGTAAAGACATTCTGAATATGATGATGCATCTCTTCTCGGATACCAGGTTTGAAGTCCATGGAAATATTATGCAGCATGTCCATATTCCAGCTAATGACTTCGACAAATCCATTCCTGGCGTAGTAATTGAGCACCCGCAGCACCAAGTCCGAGCAGCTTATTTTGTACATGAACACCTTGTCCGCCCCCAGCAGTCGATACATTTCGATCAATTGGATAAGCTGCAGGGCATTGTTGTAGTTGTCGAGCATCGTGCTAACGCATACGGTGAATGTGTGCCGAGGCTCACTGAGTTGGCTTTCTTTGGCATTATGAATTCTCACAAACACATCTGAGGCACTGTGGTTACGTTCCGCACTCACAGCCACACTTATCGGAACAGACGAGACACATGGGTTTCTACACAACACGCAGTACACCCCCTTGGAGGCCTTTTTGCCAAAGTCGGAGGTCAGGGCTCGAGTGGAGACGGTGCTGCTCTCACACTTAACATGGCAGTAGCGGCCTTCTTCCTGATCCGAGGCACCAATTCCAATAATCCGAATTACAGGAGACACCTGGAGAAAGGTCCTATCGTCCAAAAAGGCCGAAAAGATAAAAGCTTTCGTGCCAGTGATGGGGATGATGGGATTTCGCTCGGGGAAGAACAGGGGTCTGTTTATACCTTGCTGAATTGTCCGGAAAAAGAAGGGAGGGAAGAAGGGTggcaaaaacaacaaatacacaaCAAACGTGAGAAGTATACAGAAGATCAACAAGAGACACTTCTTTCTCATCTTCAGGTGACTTTTGAAGAACTTGATTAAAGCCTCCAGGCTCTCCGATGGATACATGCTTGTGTTGTCCTCTTGAAGAGCCTTGCGTAAGAGAAGcacctgggaaaaaaaacaaaaaaaacaacaagagtcaGGAGGTGGAACTGGAAATGAAGTGGAAACTAAAGTGCAAAGTTTTAAGCAACTCTGAGCCGATAAGTCATGTAGACTGAGGAACCATCCACCCATATGGCCAAAGTTGCAGATGGGCGATAAATTAGTTAATGTGGTATACCAGATGAAATTACTCTAGTGGCATGGattttgtggaagaaaaaaacCCCGAGGAAGACGGGACAAGTTCAATCAAttcagggctctagactaactttttgcactggttgcactggtgcgcctaactttttttcttagctgcaccagcacaaaagttaggtgcacccaaattttcaaccgcatcacatttaacaccacagttttacacgttcactttatttatttttgatttttaatcgctgtccatataggcaatattgacttgtaaatgattaactaacaatctggtcaatataaagttctttatttgaggACAAGCACAATTCTaaaagaaaggtaacttactgaaaaagtgttggtgcttaaagtgctttactgagctgaaatttaaacttaaaaatctcaagataaattaactaaaatgaaaatctaaattaagtgttttaagggcttcaaactgaacatctcatggctcaatgtcttatggactatcctccattgcagtcacatgccctcggatggccaactcctgtagtttggccttcttgatctttggccttgactaaaccagctggccacactctctctagcatcaaaatcttccagacttgggcatgagcatgctcgacctcaatgtgtccaataagtatattcaccggtcttcctctccgaaagatacgaccgtacacaatgacgcattcctttgtggcgatatctgtgtctccgtcgatcaggaatgccatgtacgcactgttcgcaatttgcacagacgtcttttttcaatgtatctgcgatgactcctataaattgggcgacgcgacatcattgctgtacgccgggtttacgttcaagccatttttcttcataagaattatttcggacctgaatttagtgaagggaagttcttctttgcagtattgtaggcaacgttaaacttaattatcatctcgcctcgtctgatgatctgtttgctgctgcctgccgctgaaaggcagcggggagaggggacacttgagcagtgcatttatcgcggcatgtaatgtgttttatagatgcattgtgcttttcagcgtttcaattctaaatgtattagaaccagtcacaaatgcactactgccgccatggtcttcccacactctttacagtaaatacagtgcattatattatcggctttactgtatcttagccaggaaactggtcaagccactcttttcaaatgtatacactttaccccttttaatttcagtgggctcggactcgatcgtatgtggctcattatctaatgccgtctccggaccagggcttgctataacttcaactgtcagagcattggttatgattttcggatggatcaggccctaacttaacattcttaacgaaaaagctgtcaatcgttcttttcatcttctctcataatcgcggctacatccactgtttacctgatgggctactcaccctctctgtctgactgcatcacatgcattttcaaacgtacacacacgtacaggaatatctggaccacggccaatcagagTGGGGGCGGGATCcgccttcactatctctgattggtttagaccacgatatgggcctaatgtgtgactgttgttgaacaacagggagactttaagagtcacggagtttcgttttttttccccctcgaacggctggtcgcaccggtgcaacctttgattttttttagtcgcaccattgagaaattagtGTCGCGTGCAACCAAAttggtcgcactctagagccctgcAATTAgattttattcagtcacagatgagtacctggattctacgttgcaaggcagaacaGCAAAGTTACATTATTTTCTATTGGCTTTTTAAAATGTCATcgtcctcccccttccccttatttcttaaaaataaacataatatcatTTACTTAAGCACTTTGGTTTAGTACACTAATGGGCCAtctgctcttatttttttttccactgatcagatagaccctaaagaaggaaaggtcatctttcctgtgtcaaataaATGCGTTCctaagaaactggaaattttccAGGGTCAGCTTACTTCACCCTGTCTTATGACTgacacctgtatgaataacctgccattatagcaaaacGGCTCTGTCAGCCATTAACCCCAAGGagcttgcaagcagttcatttttctttcacaattttgaggaaaaatgataaaaaaaggttttctgGAATGCTTACTGGAAAATTTGCAAACACACTTAAAAGTAAGACGTGTCCTATCACACAACGCAAATCTGTGCATGCAGAACAAAATAGGATATCCAGTTTTCTGTTTGTGTACCAGTGCCTCAAAGGTAATTAATGtctgtgtgtaagaactgtggtGAGACGAATAAGGGGTGTTGATGATTTTAAGTGTTACTCGTTTCAATTCAGGATGGCGTGGGGTGCACACTTGCCATCGTATGCTAGTGTAAATTGTAGACTGGATTGGACAACAATATAAGCAACAAGCAGATTAAGTTGGCAGACGATATGAAGCTTGGTGGATTGGCAGATCTGTATTACTAAACGAAGgctgtatatatgcacggatgccagaggccagaagcaccAAAGCGCACACGCACAGCACCTCAGCCCCAGAGTCAAACCAAGCGGCGTCCCAGAGCCAGTAGGtggcccaaacaacacaacacaacctgtaaactaaacttcaggtcacaatacaaccgccCTTGagcagcacaccaccacatatacaaccttcgtttagtaatgtttGCATATATGCACGGATGTCAGAGGCCAAAAGCACCAAAAGCACACTGTGCACAGCGCCTCAGAGTCAAACCCAGAAGCTTCCCAGAgccagtaggtggcgcccaaacaacacaacacaacctgtaaactaaacttcaggtcacaatacaactGGCACCAACGCGAATCGCACACCACCACATATACAACCTTCGCTTAGCAATGTAGATCTCAAGCTGTGCACAATACAACCCGCACAACTGCTTACGGGATCCCATACTGgcaatactgttttgattcccagaattgaccttacaagttctgacctgggattaccttttaaacttaaacgaCACCAATTTTccattaaggctgcatttgcaatgacgatcaacaaatctcaaggacaaaccatggacagagtagggatttacctatctgagcctgtatttggacatggacaactttatgttgccttttctaAAGAGTCCAAGCGtccgtgtgacgttaaagtgaaggttttagcaactccataccagggagagctaattcaaggacaggaaaccatctttaccaaaaatgttatttataaggaaattttgatttaactattttgaatttaccattttatgaattttttctttccaatttagttcatttaaacctttgcactccgatatttgttttacttataagtgcagcaactcaaagacatgttggacttaaatgatataagaattacatttcaattttacttttaataaatgggttaattatttaatcaaatgaaaactttcccaggatgctCTCACCttccatcatttttcatccctccaaagatcggagggaacagaaagtgattgccattcttggatttgcgattcttttaGAGAATATGGGGTTTACTGCTAATCGAGAATTCGTTGAATCATcatagagggacttggacagcagacaggtttgggcagatgTGTGGTCGAtgaaatttaattgttttacataggaaataaaaatgtgaggtttgaatatacTATGTGAGGTCTGAAACTCGAAAGTAggcctcatgagaaggatttaggagttgcatTGGACTAAAGACTATTAACTACTGCCAGACTGtattcaaaagccattaagaaggctaacagaatgttaggttatatagcaccctgatatgtggagtacaagtccaatataacacactagtgaggcctcatctggagtactgtgtgccgttttggtctgcaggctacaaaaggacataacagcactagaaaaagcccagagaagagcgactaggctgatcccagggctacaggagatgagttatcaggaaagattgaaagagctgagcctctacagtttaagcaaaaggagatgatAGGAGGCACGACTaaagtgtttataattatgaagtgaattagtacagtaggTCAAGACTGTGACTTAAAAAGTTCATCAAGACcaggccaatcagcccaacaaagcatgCCAGTGCTAGCCACttacttcttttaaaataacattaagtcaagttttgaaggtccctaaagttgtACTGTTTTCCACACTACTTGAtcacttattccacatgtctgtgtgaagaaaaacttttaatgTTTGTTCAAAATTTACGCCTAATAAATTTTataactgtgtcccgtgttcttaataattaataattctttgcatgtatatagtgctttactcactgctcaaagcgctcagcaattgcaggttaagggccttgctcaagggaccaacagagcagagtcactttcggcatttacgggattccaactggcaaccttctgattgccagtgcagatccctagctgaTTGACTAACTTCTTGATTAAATCATTTTAAGTCACGGTCTTAacctactgtactaattctcttcataactttaaacacttttgTCATGCCTCATATCacctccttttgcttaaactgtaaaggctcagctcttttaatctttcctcataactcatccctgtagccctctaatcagcctagttgctcttctctggactctctctagtgctgttatgtcccttTTTGTAGCCTTGATACCCAAGCTGCACACAGggccagatgaggtctcaccagtgtgttataaagcctgagcagaacctcctgtgacttgtactccacacaaggcgctatataacctgacattctgttagccttcttaatggcttctgaacaccactGGGAAGTCGACAGCTTAGAATCCACGGCGACTccttaatccttctcataaggtgtacttgcAATTTGCAGATCTCCCATTACGTATTCAAACTTCACACTTTGACATCCTACATTTAACAAAGCTtacgaaaaactcgtaaatccgcccaccttaaatccactcgcacccctccgtcagcgtcttttgtcttgtaaatgtgtcgataagcccaagcagcaagcagcctactaacCCATCCTCCTACTACAGCAGAAAGTGCAAAAACTTCTTCCAgttcaagccttgtttatcaggaaATTAAGTATTACCTATAGCTGTacaggctaaaaaatatattgtatatattagtacgcgagcaatggtGCGAGAATGCAGCCAGACTTCTTTTTgagcacatacaccgtccagatctaaacactagcgtggagagtcgctcgctGAACtaaagagtctatagctgcaggtggaggCTGCCATCGCACGTtgctgtcgctgtactttgtaaatGAAAGTCGGATCGAATGTTATTtcccttgatttatttattatcttcCTACAACGTAAAGTCACAATTAAACTGcaaagcttcctgtgtttgatcgacacaggcagGCTGAcatagtacatgtgtactgaagtgacttcatcTGCAGGTGGACGCTCCTGTCGCACCCAACGTAGCTGTGCTTTaacttattcaggaaaagatcccagtcaccccgcgggagaaagactttccgacaCTACCGTCATAAACCTTATGAAACTGTTTTTGGACAAAAGGCAGAATCATAAAGTCAGTTGCGTGgaatggaatgattacaataaaatgaataaaattttaaaaaatacattaaaaaaaaaggcatttttgagtgaagtgttcctttaaatgaACTTTTCGATCTGCCGTTCTTAAATACGCCTAGCCTGCCTCACCAGTCTCCACAGTCACAGTCCTTTACTTATTTGCCTCACTGCTCCACCAGCATCCTAGCTGTTTCCAGAATACCCACAAACCTGTGTTGCTTTATCCTCACCAATATTTATGCTACCTCTGTCTTACTTACACTGgcatgtggcacaggcagaacctCAGAGAAGACCACACTGCCAGTTCTACTTTAAAGCTTCGCATTTGACTGTTTaccattttacatttctttatcaGTGCTTACAAGGTCTTTTGACTGTGTTGCTCAGCTTCACTTGGCACATTTAAGTAACCCGTTTATCTTAACCACAACTTCTCTTTAAAGTCAACAGTTCCCCCCCCTCGCTGTTTGCCCTGTTAACCCTTACAGTTTTCAGACAACACCAAAAGCCTCAAAGCAACAAACATGGAGGGGCTGCCGAGGTGCAGCAGCAGCACACGCGAGTCAGAATCACTAAAACAGACACACCGACTCCGCTGGCATGCCATTGCCACTGCTGCAAAACTCTCTGCCCACACCCATCTGCCTTATCTGAGGCAATCAAAGAGGAAATTTGAAACGCTAAAAGCCTTAAATGCAGAATGGTGACTTACACTTGAAACCAttcacttcctctttctcttctggTTTAACAGAGGGAGTGCTGATGGAAACACCCAGAGCTATCACTGGGCAAGTAGAGGGCCTTCATCAAGGTCGGTAGGCCGTGACTGGGCCAGAATGCAAATTTAGGAATGAGCTTTTGCAACATGTAAACTAATAGGCGTCACAAGAAATAAAAAGTAGCAGAAGACTTTCATAAAGGGAAGGGGAGTTGATTCACTGCAAAGACTGAAGCAGGGCTGCTATTAGAAAGCACAGGGGCACACATCCGAATAGGTCCCCCTGACATGGTAACAGCCCATGTATTACACAGCACTGGCTCAGAGACATGATGTGTGGATGGATACCTGACTGCAcgcaaagaggaggaggaggaggagaacacTGGAA
It encodes:
- the LOC120542143 gene encoding uncharacterized protein LOC120542143, which codes for MYPSESLEALIKFFKSHLKMRKKCLLLIFCILLTFVVYLLFLPPFFPPFFFRTIQQGINRPLFFPERNPIIPITGTKAFIFSAFLDDRTFLQVSPVIRIIGIGASDQEEGRYCHVKCESSTVSTRALTSDFGKKASKGVYCVLCRNPCVSSVPISVAVSAERNHSASDVFVRIHNAKESQLSEPRHTFTVCVSTMLDNYNNALQLIQLIEMYRLLGADKVFMYKISCSDLVLRVLNYYARNGFVEVISWNMDMLHNISMDFKPGIREEMHHHIQNVFTNDCVYRNMYTSRYLILNGPEEVLIPHEHKTWINLLEALTQKYVGASVFLFDQRIFPAIAHHPDSLDSPKECPQVPGVNILNSHYKLGKAAVVKKVVVDPKVVIGYTSKQFVLEHQGKEANIPSEVAEMRLYSDPVTSEIEDVRLQKDGRLQIYRADLEEKMKKVCRVVSGWITKVEMEWYKQWTHWNAPIIGEGTFNREVVQNHFTKENPTIGLTVFAIGKYLDAYLEKFLLTAEMYFMKGYRVIVYVIVDDPTRLPYVEFGLKHSYKVFRILKEDRWQDISMMRMKTLSDLLKKYIQYEVDYVFCMDVDQYFLAPYSVETLGDLVAQVQAWFFHENNYKFTYERRPQSTAYIADGMGDYYYHAAVFGGRPLKVLELVDFCFQNIVEDKKKNIEAIWHDESHLNKYFLLNKPTKILNPDYCWDYNIARNSNAKLAWATKDYANLRQK